Genomic DNA from Larus michahellis chromosome 3, bLarMic1.1, whole genome shotgun sequence:
ACACGTTCATCTCCTGTTATCATTTCCCTTCTGTAACTGTTGTATTCTCGCATTTAACCAAGCAATTTCCatgacatttttcagtgttttggaatAAGCCTCTTCAGTCCCTTTCTTCCAGTGAAATCAATGAGAACTTCTCATGCTTCAAGAAGCTTGTtactataaaaaacaaaaccgttTTTAGAAAAAACAGTTCAGAAATTGCCTCTGTACCAGGACATCAAATACTGGCATACAAAACCTAATTTTCTTAACTCCTGCTTAGTATAAATAATCAATTTCCAGAAacgtgtattttaaaaataaggcagtGCATATAAAGTCAAACATTAGCTCAAGTCTTGCATAACTGATACTGCAATACCCTCTTGTGGTCAAATAAAAATGGTTTGTCTAAACACCTGAACTTTTTCCTCCATAAAAAGCCTCTCtggacattttttcctttcacagggGAAAGTAACTCACATATTTTTCACAGATGAATTCGTACTACATATCATCACTTGACTGGCAACAACAAAAGATTAACCTCCGTCAAGTTCTTCCTCAGAATGGTGGGCACCAACATGCTTGTCGGATAAACTAATCCCAAAACAAAATCCTAAGCAAAGGTACCATCTCCTACAGTGACACTCAAAACTTTCTTCAAGTTTCACATccccaaacagaaaaaataaagacgCCATAATCAATTTAGATAGACGCATATGGCATGAAGCCTCGCATGAAGCCACAATAAACACCAGTCTATTCTACTACAGGATGGAAAGAAGTGCACAGTAAATCAGTCGTACCAATTCGAATGAGCACCCCTGCTTAAATGCCCCAAGTTGtaatgaacaaataaaatgctAAACTGGCAGCTGGTAATATGAGGGGAAACAGTTCAGTATCTGCAGCAGTTCTGCTGAGCTGTTAATCTAGTAAAAGGCGTAATGGGCTACTAGTATATCCAGTAAGGAATCTAAAGTAACGTTCAAAATAACATCCTTGCACGCATCCTTGCACATAGAACACTCGATGTCCTTTAACGGTCCATAATCACTCCCTTAATGACTTCTGGTCCCAACAGAAAATGGGATCATTTTCAAAATATCAGCTCTTAGTGATCTGTTTTTGGAACAGCAGCTACATTTTAAAGTCATAtcattacaatattttttaaaacccaaCTTACTTAAACAGCCACGATCCCACTCCCTTCTATTATTTCCAGAGAAATGGCCTGAACACTGAAGTGTCCAATACCTGCATGTATTAAGTCATAGCTTACTTTTCTTTAAAGCCTAAAGAAGTCCTAAACACTTAAGACTTCCTTCTTTTCTAAGGTTTTGGGGTCTCAGACCAACAGATTTGGCTTTAACCTATCACTTCACTTACTTCAGTAAGATGTTCTGAGAGGTACTTCATAGCCCTGCATCTTTGCGGACACCACTCAATGGCATAGACTCGAAAGACCTGCTTGTAATCTTTTCATCCAGTTTATTCAGTGGCTACGAGGAGTCATTTGGAAGATATGCACTCAGCTCCATGGCCATTTATAATTTATTATGATGTTTAATTTGCAGAAATTGACTTGAAGGAAAGATTAGAATTAAAATAACACAAGAACTTTgtaaacaagaattaaaaagtgTTCCATGCACAGGAACAGACTTCCCATCATGATTCTttcctgacctgatcaggagcatTGGGTCTTCCAAATGTGACTCAGCTTCCTTTTAAAGCAGTCAGATGCTGCTAAAACCCCATTCTCCAACCAGCTGCACACACTCCAACTTGGAGAGGACCCTGGAATGAATGCAGCAGGATAAGTAGATTCCACGAGAGGAACAGAGACAACTATCCAGGCAGGTTGGCAAACAGTTCGTTTCTTCAGTTCATGATAATGCTGTGTGAATATatgactttttttgctttttggctgaaagagatgaaaaacacTGTTTAGGTTTCAATTATctcagaaaaacaagcaaacaaacaaacagtctACTAAAATGTCAttcaaacccaaagcaaacaatGTGACTTGAGGTGTTTACCTCCTCTTAAGTTACGTTATTCTGCAAAGTCAGAAGGATTTTTCCAAATATAGAAGTATTTCTTGCTCAAATATGTCTACATGAAATGTTTGGATTGTTGTATAGttataactattttaaaataaattatttgccaAATTCAGTATGTATTTCCCAATACTGCAAGTAAGTTTGCCAAAAACCCCCTAAAAAAAGTAGATTCAAAGTTCATTTACCAGGAAGATGAAGCAAGAGGCTAGAATTCATCTGGAGCTAATCCACACTACTCAAAAACAAGTCAGTCAAGAATTTCAGAGGAAATTTATACTTAAAATACTCCATTTTCCTGCAAGGTCACAAATACTTGTGGAAGTGACTTCATACCACAAAAGCCCAACAGGCTGACTGTAAAGACAAACACTGACATTTTGGACACCGTTTTGAAAATTCTCACTTTGTATACTAATAACCCTTTAAAGTTACTTAAAAACTACTTCTCATAGTTGCTTAATACCTTCTGCAGAAATTTCTAAGTACTTAAAAGGGACTTTTGATGATCTCTggctgctatttttttaaaatctgaaaagaaagagctttCAAAGCACAGATTGATTGAAATaccttattttaaacaaacaagctCTGCCCCACATAGAGTTCAAGGCCCCAGCAGCTGTCCAATTGGGTGGCTGCCCCCTTTCTGGTGAATATTCACAAGTCAGACTTGTTTCCAAGGGAGACAGTAAACACACCAGGGGAACCAGCAGCTTTCAGGAGACTTTGCTTCTGCCACATAACCACAACAAAAGTCCTCCTGATATACTCAGCAGCAACCATCACAGCACCCTTCGCTACTGAACCGGACTTTATTGTTCTGAGGATTTTTAATAGAGGGTGGTCTCAGCTGCAAGCAGCAGTAATCGCCTCCTAAGCTGAGAGTTTGCTGGTTAAAGCTGGAGATCCGATGGCTTTCAGTAACAGTCATTTCTTACAAAATTGCTGTTACCATGAAAACTCCTTCAGCGTTAAAGCAACGAAGCAACATAAAGCGGTAGGAAATGAGCATTAAATGAGGGAAGTAAAACAGTGCCAAGCACTGCCTGTCAGTGCTACCGTGCACGTTACTTTTCTGAAAGCACTCCAAATCAGCAGCTAAAAGAAAATGCTAGGAGAGAAAGAGCTTTGAAAGTGCAAATAATTGCAGGTATCAATATACGTAACAACACTGGGGATACAATAAGTCTCGAAATGGACAAGCTGGGAAAGCGTTCTGGATTCAGGAGAAATAACTTGGTTCGGTCTTGGCAACCAGCAACCACACCTGTGGGGCAACCAGCCTCAGCTCCATCTGTGTCTCTCGGCAGCACCCAACCCAGAAGAGCTGTCGTTGCACAACTGGCTACTCGGGCCCGGGCAGCCGAgcaggcagcactgcagcaggaCCAGGTTCAACAGGATAGGATCTGGAGAGAGGCTGTGGAGGCtgaacagaaaggaaggaaaatctgGTAAGCCACTTGTTCCATTTCATGCCTCTTCTTGACAACGGTACTGATGCTCCCTGACAGTCTTAGGGCTTGATCCAAAGCCTACACTAGCAAAGGAAATCTTCTTCTGCAGGGACTTTGGATCAGACCCTAACACCTTCCTTTCTAAGATtatattctctctctttcccttcactGGACAACATCTATGCTAGTATCTCCTGGCATGCTGGGTTTAAGCTGAAAAAAGATGCAAAGAGTTGCATGCTAAGTATCTTTTAGCTTTACAGAGATTTCCACAACGAAGATACAAATGTGCCAACCTTTATAATTTATTGCAGACACACTGATATTATCACCTCTTCTCATATTCTTGGAAATGGCTGAAATGGAAGCTGAACAGAGTGTTCTGCCAAACCGTGATTTTGTATTCCCAATCTGTAAATCTACTGAACACGCCCCATTGTCAGAGTGTTTCAGATTGAACTGCACACATACAACCTAAGCTTTGACTGTGTATACGCCAGTGACCTGAAGGAACCTGAAATTAAGATCCTCCCTGTCTCTGCTACGTATCTTGAATAAGTGTTTACGTTCATACTTCAGTACACAGCATGAGCATGCCTATTAGAAGAATATCCTTGGCAAAAGTAAAATCAGATCCAGTTCCGACTGTGCGCTAGCCAAGctaaaggaaagggaggagaaagaaggacaTCACTCAGGATTTTTTAGAATGGGAAAAGAAACGATCTGAAAATCCCTGTCCTCCTTGGCCTTCTGGAGGAGACACAAATCACAGCTTCCCCAGAGACACATTTGCACTCCTGTCTGGCTCCTTTATACCTGAGGGAAAGGCTGACGGCCAGGACTCTCTGACTCACGCAAAGCCAAGGCCGTGGTGGCCAATGTTGTGTGCTCAAACTCTTCCCAAAGGGGCCCCTCATGTTCCATGCCCATTCCCTAGCTaaggcagcaggagggactcTCTGTGCCTGTCCCCAGGGGTACATAGTCATGGCTTGGAGACCCAAGCATTTCTCAGTAATTGGCACCGTCCAATAACACCCAAATCTGATACATTCAAATAGCGGCTGGCATAGCAagataaaaaaatgcagcacagaAATCCAGTGCTCCCAGCTCCACATGGTACGTGGCTGTGCTGCACAGACGAGCAAAGCAAAGGACAGAAAATCAAAGGACTTGCCCTGTAGCCCCACACCAGGTATAGAACAGAGCTGAAGAACAAAACTCAGGTCTTCTGACTCAATTTGCTCCTAGCACAGCTGCCTAGCTGCATAAAATACTCCCGTGGGTGTTTGCCTGCAGGAAGTATGGCTCTGGAAATTCCTACCAGGGACTTCTGCTGGCAGAATACTGGtcatttaaaaagtaagaagCTGTGTCTTGCTCAAGGCATGGGACAAAAGTTTGCTAGAGTGACTCGGGACTTTGCTAATCTATCTGCATTTGCACAAGGAATACCCTGTGGACATGTTATCCTCATCTTcctttagcaaaaaaaccccactgctcaTATAGCATGAGCTGTACGTGAGAATAAGGaaagccctgggcttcagcacagaaaagacaggTTTCAGTACAAAGAGTTTGCAGGTGTAAGATCTGGGCTGTAAGTATCAAATTGAGAAGTTAAATAGGCATTCAAATATGACCAAtatcagtattttatttaaagagagaaaattttacACTGCATTTTTTACTTCTATTCCAAGGTACCAGAACTGGAGCTTCCTAAAGGACTATGACCAAATGGTAAGTTTTGAACAAACATTCAACAGTAATCCAGGCTCTTTTTAGTTTTCGTCAATTTGAGCTAGGGTAGTGTTCCAAATTGAAGCATACTTAGGCATAATCGGCAAATGCTTTAAGACTAAAatctttaggaaaaataaaaaagaagtgaaGTGCCTTTCATCTGCTACCTACGCCACAAAGAAATacagcacgtgtgtgtgtgctcaATCTGTTTCAATATTAACAACTCCATAGAAAGACAAGTGTTAGAAGAACCAACTTCCTGCGAGAAAATTTGTAAGATGTCATCATGCTGAAATCCAAGCCACTtactaaaaaagaaacaaaaaacctcccaCCATGACCATTCCAGAGCAAGCTAATTTTTGTCCCAGCTGACACTTTATTCAACACACTTGAAAATTATTCATTTCCCTCTGTTATCCTATTCCCACATAAGATGACAGGAAAAAACAATTGTTCTACtttatttcttcagctctttcatGTACCTTCAGTATGACATTTTAAAGTACATTCAAATtctaatttcaaaagcaaaagtgGTGATATTATAAGAAATCTCAGTAACTTGTAGTTTTGTAACAAGTGATGGATGTAATTCTGAAAACTTATTAATGGCCTTTTTCTCATCCAGGGTAATAAAAAGGAGCAGAAGCCACTGCCAAACTATATGCCTGTGTTCTCAAGCAAAGTTCCCAACTCAACCAACCAAATGACTGGCAGTCGAATGGACTCTGAACTTGGCAGGGCTCTGGTAAACATGGATTACTTCTTCAATAGTGGAACACGAAAGAGGAAACTTGAGGGTGAGCTCCAGCCTTCCTAGTGCTTCAGTAAAAATAGAACAGTAACAAAGCAGGTTGAACGGTTCTAGCCAACAGACTCCACAGCGTGTAAAAAAATTCCTCAGTCTTTTTCTCAGAGAGACCAATACTACTGTCTAGCATGGATTTTATTTCAAGAGCAAAGATGGATGTTGTCCAACAATGCTGTAGGAGACAATCCTCTTTGTATTTGGGGTGACTGGGCCATATACAGAGAGTTAGCGTGACAGATCTCATCCATCTTCCCATGCACGTCTACAGTAAGGTTGCAACTAACATCAGAAAGATTACAGCCAAAAGACAATTTCTTCATGAATTTTTATCTcctgaaaataaacaattaaTGGAGACCCGCTCAGATGAGTCCCAACAACATATTTTCAGTTCTGAAAGTCAGCCCAATAAAATGCAGCACCTCATTGCATTTCATGTAGTTAGCCAAGGATTCATCAACCTCTGTCATCTGCATGTTTAAGCTTGCtctaaagaataaaatttaaggCACGTGAGATGTGTTCTGTGCTTTTTCACCCTGCCCTGCTGAGGGAGggagaactgattttttttcacacaagTTTTAGATTTACTGCTCTCAAATTCCTCTCTCTTACTCTTCTTTTCTGGTTTAGTTGATGGAAACTCATTGACAAGGAAGCAAGCTTTCACATTTTGCTCTGAAGGGCATTAGCTCAACAACCTCTCTTACACTTAGGATCATTGACCTTGAATTTAACTGGTTCATAGCTCCTAAAATCTGTGGTTGCCCAGGGAAACCATCATCAAGCTAAATCAACACAATACTTAAAGTCTGTTCACTAGTGCATCTTCATTACATAGATGCAAACTTTATGACCTGCTGTTCTGTAGAGAAAAAGCAGTAGAGGATGGACTGTACATACATTATCTGCCTTTTGAACAGTATGTAGCTTCTGTAGGGCTATGCTCAGCCCTAGGTGCAGATAACATAGAAGCCATTAGCATTGCCTTGATACAGCAGGCTGCAATCCCTCACCAGACTGAGGTGGAGATGTGTATACTTATGCTTTGCAACTAAGGCTATTTTTACAATTAGACTTCAACAGCAGAAGGCAGTTCAAAAGCACAAGAGTGGTATGGACCAGCGTGATCACTGTCAACATCCGTGTGGTGTCTGGAAAACCCTAAAGACACTGTGGAAAGAAGAGCCAAATCCCACTCACTGAAGTCATGGCACCAAGCAGGTCTCCTCCTGGCTTCCTCAATGCAGTGAGAAGTGGAGGATTAAGGCTTTCAAGATGACAGCTAAGCTACCTAGAGAAGAAGGATGACCACATCCTGCAACCAGCCCAGGCGAGGAGGTCTGATTCCACTCTGTGCAGACATGAGTTCTGGTGGACAACTGCGTTCAGACACGCCAAATGGGAACCTACTTTTCAAAAAAGACAACTTCTTGTTCAGCCAAAATGCCTTCTGATCTCTCTTCTGAGCAGAAAACTGCACCAGGAACTGATTTGTCTTCCAACATctaaaagagggagaggagagagcagACCAAACCTTTCCTTGTCCCTGTGTCGTCCAGAGCTGCTTCCAAAAACTGCAGAGGCCACTCAGAGGCTAAATATTTATTGGTGATTGCGTAATACTGAAAAGTCATTACACTAGCATGCCTTACCAGAGACATACTGAGCAGCCTCAACTCTTGCTATGGGTCACAGACTATACGGAGTGGCAGATGCTCAGTATCTGTTAGGCTCAAGCTCCTATTCATGTAAGAACATTTGATTTATAAAGCATAgggattttgtttttcagcatgaaAGCATACAGATCTCCGCGTTTCCTAACCTCCAGATGGCACTCACTCCACACCAAGTAATCCACTGAAAACAATGCTAAGTTATAGCAAGGCAGTGTTACacaattcctttttcatttcaagGGACGTTAAATAATTCCAAGTTCTTGATGACTCTTTACTGTGTGTGAATCCAGTGAATCCCTCTACCAGAAGAGTGCCAGCAAACTCAAACTGGAGTGGATGGGAAGGATAGTCTAAGCAGTGCATGTCTTGTTTTGGACAAGACCTTCCATGTCTTACCCTGAAGGTGTGGGCCACTAAGCAGAGCCTAGAGAAGCAACGATGGTAACTGGAGTACAGGAAGATAGTGCTtatgaggaaagattaaaaagacTGTTAAAGTTTaacctgaagaagaaaatgaagtttgcAAAGAGGATAGCAATCTTTAGATACATATACAGCTCTGGAACGAGAAAAGGAATCATCTGTACTTCACGTGAGTGGCAGGCAAGAGTGAAAATAACAGGTTTAAATTCCAGCACAGAAGAATCCTGTTAACTTTTTGGGAAGTTAGTGGTAAGGCTAACACAGCACTGGAATAGTTTCCTTGAGGGATCTCCACCTTTGAAGGTTAAACACACACATCCAtcaaaaatgacaaatttaatGGGGTTTGCCTTTTAGTGTATAAATTTAATGATAATCTGAAAAGCTTTCCACCAATTCTCTGATCTACACCAGAGTTGCTGGAATCAGAACACACTTTGCGAATGTGACTTTTCAAGCACattcaaaaagaattttaaaaaatcccatttcaatCACACCAGGCTTAGATAGATTACATCTCTAAAATACAGATTAATCAcctattttttttatagaaaatatatttctaattCTTCTAACTACTCAtctagaaaatgtttttcacGAAGTCTAGACGTGTCTCTTTTAATCACGCACATCTGAGAGTGTGACTGACTAGTGCCCTCCCGACAGCCGCGTAAGAACCCATCTCAAACAGCACATTCATGTCATTATGTCATGTGTATGGATGGAGATAGCTAATTTTCTTTCAACAATTTCAGGAAGCCTTTAATAATTGAAGTGTAGTCCTGATTGTGTTCTTAATCAGATCAAGCACCCGTTGAGATGCCAGGCGGTTCCTGCAGTGGGTACGTGCAGTGATTACATGTATACAGCACAGTAAGACCCTTATACACTCCTGCACTCCTTCTCAGCTGTACTTTTTGCGCAAGTCACTTCAGTCCAATAGATCTCAACAGGAAAGTCTGTAGGTAACCTGAAATGGAGTCAAAATATGCAAGGGTTTTTGGCTTAATCATCGAAGTGTGCAACCTTGGAAAACGTAGCTCTCTGCCTTGTTGCAAGACCACAGCAACCCACAACTGTACTGCCTCTTCTGATGTGGAATTAAGTTACTACTTTGACTTTCTGATTAAGCCCATTGAAATGCCTCTAAACAGTAGTGGGCAAGAACTGGATAGGAGTAGCTCTGTTCACCCCCAAAACTCCAGTTCATTCCTATTTCCCGTTGAAATCAATAGCAACTCTTAAGCGCATGACATGTGAACAACTGCCTCCAAGGGAAAAGTGACTGTTTAGAGAACAAACGTTTCCCACGTGGAACAGATCTGCTAATCCATGTGATATGGGAACACTGTGTAGAGCTGGacaccttgttttcttttattacacCCTCCTtggaaatgcaaattattttatgCTACTGCAATTAGCCCTCCTCTGGTACCCATCTTAATGGTTCTGAAGTTAGTTTGTATCTCTCTACCATGTACAGCAACCTCCAGAAAAGACCTTTTGGGAATATCTGAGGTCCTAATCAATACTGTTTTAGCATCTGCGAGTAGAACGCAGCAAACATATTCTCTAGATGACATTTTCTTCCCAAGTTTaaccatcatttttcttttaccataATTAACTTTGCCAACTAATCCTTATTTACATAAGCAGAGTCTCATAGAAGGACTGGATGAAATGATAACAGCATTGAAATCTGTAAATAATCAGTGGAAATCCCATTTGTTAAAGAGATTGTGTAGATACTAAACTGTCGTAAGCTTCTTGTAAGGAGTTCTTATGATGGATCACTTGTGCTTCAGTTCTataagcttttttcccttttgctgccaGATCTCAAACAGGAGATTATACATGTTTAGGCAATTCATTTTCTGTATTGCTTTCAGTTAAAGAGCACAACTGGGTAGCtgtattaatttaattcttcAGTTGGATACACTGCTTTCTCTGGTGGACTTTTGAAGATTGTTAATATTAATTGTAACTTGGTGCACAGATGTTTCCAAATTTTGTATATTCTCATTTTGAGTTCCACTTCTaacaaaaaagtgtgaaaaatatattttttaacaaaaaatatgtaAGTTCACACAAATCTGTATTTCTCATACTTCTAGAATAGTCTTTGTATATAGTTCCCAGGTGGCATTTTAACTATAAAGTTTTGATTTATAAGATCGGTCATCACTGTAAATCCAATTGTGTTTCTTAGGAACTGTATATAAAACTGTTTCTTGACCTTTAAATTATTCTAAAGTAAACAAAATGACTAAATATTTTCCTACAAAGAAGGCCTCATCATGCTGTGAAAATTACTGCATAAGGTTCCTACAATAGGGAAGGGAGAGGATAAGAATGTACGAACATTAGATGGACAACACTGCCAGTCCAAGCACCAGATATTTGTATGTATTACGTACATTCACATTGTTTGCTTTCTATAAAGTACACTCTATAGAACAAAATTTATGAACTGAACTTCAtcttaaagcagaaaacagttttctgaagtagggtattttttggtttgttggttttagAAATCAATTTGTTAGGGCCTCAAGCTTCTTCTCCTAAGTCCTGCCCAGACAGAAACCAGTAAACCTTTCCTAAAGCAGGATGTCTCTCTTAAAAACTCTACTCGCTACTCTGAATCCATGTCAGGTATGCTTTTCCCTCTTCAGAAAACCTCACGTTTGCTGGGATGAATTCCTTGAAACACAGATGTTTCTCCAAGAAATTCAAAAGTTCTGCCAAAGGCTGAAGAGGTGCTTGCACAGTTCTGTcaatcccagccctgcccacagccctCTTCTGTCAGAGGGCACAGATGACATAGACAGACTTCAGCTTGTAACCTTCGCAAAGCCTCTCTCAGAAGCTGTATGTACCCACAAAACCACCAGTACTTAGATATGGAATTTCCAAGTACCTGGGGTTACAGCCTCACTTCAGCACAAGACCTTTATGCCAGGATGATGGAGCAAAACCACCGCAAATGTCTCTTAACTGTCTCTTAACCCGGAGAATGCCAAGAGGAA
This window encodes:
- the CIMIP5 gene encoding ciliary microtubule inner protein 5 isoform X2: MKTPSALKQRSNIKRTQPRRAVVAQLATRARAAEQAALQQDQVQQDRIWREAVEAEQKGRKIWYQNWSFLKDYDQMGNKKEQKPLPNYMPVFSSKVPNSTNQMTGSRMDSELGRALVNMDYFFNSGTRKRKLEGELQPS
- the CIMIP5 gene encoding ciliary microtubule inner protein 5 isoform X1 — translated: MDKLGKRSGFRRNNLVRSWQPATTPVGQPASAPSVSLGSTQPRRAVVAQLATRARAAEQAALQQDQVQQDRIWREAVEAEQKGRKIWYQNWSFLKDYDQMGNKKEQKPLPNYMPVFSSKVPNSTNQMTGSRMDSELGRALVNMDYFFNSGTRKRKLEGELQPS